The sequence below is a genomic window from Dioscorea cayenensis subsp. rotundata cultivar TDr96_F1 chromosome 6, TDr96_F1_v2_PseudoChromosome.rev07_lg8_w22 25.fasta, whole genome shotgun sequence.
CAAGCATTGTGGGACCCAAAACAACCAATCACTTAaaagacattattattttatacacaaataatacacactttatatataatatatattaaaaacaaaaaaaaaacaaaaacaaaaacacaaaacctGTTATCCAAGTATGCTAGATTCCATAACAACAGTCAAGTTTATCACCCTGACAAAGCACTTATCTCAAGCAACACTCACAATATGAAAGAGTGTGTCACAAGTAGCCATCTTCATCATTCTCTCTTCACTCCTCTCTTGGCTATTACCCCAAAGTTAATGTCCCCCCCTATCTTCCTAAACCTTTCTTTCAAatcaattattatatatttcccttccaaaaataaataaataaataaatccatgcATTGATGTCAAAACCaaagtggaagaagaagaagacattaTAAGCCCAAGTCAGCCAAGCTCCATCTATCTCATCAGTCATTATTCTACAAGACAAGGACACAGCCTGAGCAGAGTGGCCCCAGTCTGCAAAAGATGCTGCAAATCTTCTCCAAAATTAAAACCACCCTTCCCCAACACACACACagtgcacacacacacacaaacatacatCACAAAAACAACCAAGATTCAAGAAAAGTACTAACAAAGCTTTCTCTTTGGAAAACCCTTATCAGGAaagtatgttttgtttttgcattctcTCCTCTTTCTTCAAACAAACACTTCTTTTAATACCTATTCTTTCTCACTTCCCCTCTTCTTCCCTTTCTCTGCAAAAAGAACTACTATTACTATCACTacctactactactactactactactactcaaaaacatatataaatataaataaagctACAAAAGAAAGACAACAAAGAACTCTCGCGTGGGTATCTTCTGCTGTACTTTCTTCTCCTCCAACCCTAACCATTCAtttctctttactttcttttgtCCATTGGTTTATTTATTGTCTCCCCCTTCCTTCAAACTTTTAACTTATAACttataactaatatatatatatatatacaaatttgtgtgtgaaaataaaacataacaagttcaaaaaaaacaagaacttcACAACTGAACTTATATTTATACCATTCcataataatattactaaaaacaaacacaataagTTCTTGAACTACTActagttaataataataataataataacaataagttgattaactaaaaaaagaagattaaaataaaactagatTACTTAgaaaggaggaggaggtggtggtggtgcacGTGGAGCCGGAGCCCAGATGACGTCAGAAGCCACGTGACTATTATAGATAGACATGCCACCACAAGTCTCCGGTGAGTTCACCACCGCCGTGCCAACGGCGGTGATCGGAACCTCATCGGCGTCCGGCGGAAGACGATGGAAAGTAGGGTTAGAGAAACCAGCGGCGACGAGCACCACCGTCCCCGCCGCCATCAACGGCCCAGCAACAATCCCACCGACAATCTGCCCATGTGGTCCAGCTAGTGAAACCGACAGCGCCGGCGCCGGTAACGCCGTCGTCGCCGGCGGAAACACCGTCGCGGAGAGAGACAAGATCTCGAAACGACCACGGAATACAACGGTGGCGGCTGGTCCAACCGGCGGTGGCTGCAAAGTAGGAGGCGGCGGCTGACGAAGAGTGACGTTGGAGACGGCGCCGGAGCCGGCGAGGACACAAACACCGATATCACGGCGCCGTGAGAAGTCGGCGATGGCTTCAACGAGGTCATGGCCGGCGTTGATCTCGATGACGTGTGCCCGCATCGACGTTGGTGGGTCAGCGTCACGGGTTATGATCACCGGCGGTTTAGGTTTGTTCTTTGATCCCGGTGGTCTGCCACGTGGCCGTCGTACGATCTCTATGCTCGAACCATCGCCGCCACCGCCGCCGCCACCACCGGTAGGCTTTGTTTCAACGTTCATGGTTATCATCTGATGATGCTCACTGTGGTGGGTCTTCATGTCTAACACTGATGAATGGAAACTGTTTCTCTgcccaaaaaaacatatatatatatataaaaattacaaataaaaactaaataagaaaaaaaaaatatatatatatatatatataattaaggaatatatcttatatttataaatatagatatatatagaaagaaagGAGAGGGGggttggtggagaagaagaagaagatgatgatgatgatgatgatgatgatgatgatggatgaAGAGAGAGGGAGCATACTTAGTTTGACAGAGAAAGAGTGTAGAAAGGGAGTTGG
It includes:
- the LOC120263714 gene encoding AT-hook motif nuclear-localized protein 17-like, translating into MKTHHSEHHQMITMNVETKPTGGGGGGGGDGSSIEIVRRPRGRPPGSKNKPKPPVIITRDADPPTSMRAHVIEINAGHDLVEAIADFSRRRDIGVCVLAGSGAVSNVTLRQPPPPTLQPPPVGPAATVVFRGRFEILSLSATVFPPATTALPAPALSVSLAGPHGQIVGGIVAGPLMAAGTVVLVAAGFSNPTFHRLPPDADEVPITAVGTAVVNSPETCGGMSIYNSHVASDVIWAPAPRAPPPPPPPF